acgAATTAGAAGGtctgcaaaataataataattttgtgttaGCTTAAGCCTACCTCATCCCTTACGTAAATTACGTAAATTTCATGTGTATATATTTGTGCATATCTTTGtgaatttcttttaaaagattTGTAGTCTAATAGTGGCAAAAAGAAGAGTGGGATCTGTTGCAGCCCCCAATCAAGTTCATAGTGGCCTGCTGACGCAcacaaatttataacttttacttaattttttttttttttttaattgtctGAGTTATAATAGATTTTAcgaattaataaaatcaatctTATTTGACTGTTTAACCGAATATGTTGAAAAATCTGaaacaaataagaaagataATGTGGAATAAGCATAATTTAGGTTTATCCAAACCCAACACTaatccaaacccaaaatattaatttgggttggttaatatgggttgggttgagtatgggttgagttgagtgtgagttgagtttaatttgggttggattagggttacccaaattacccaaattatataaatttagtttaattctctattattaatccaatataaactaatcatcatgtttaatacgttttttatacgtttaacacgtttttcacacatataacacgtttttaatattttgaacacgttttcacacttataacacgtatctcacacgtttaacacgttttcatgtttttggcacgtttaacacgtttttgacatgtttaacacattttcacactaataacacgttttttacgtttttgtcacatttaacacgtttttgtcacatttaacacgtttttgaaatcattaatatgtttaacgcgtttttgacaagtttaacaagtttttttacgtttttggcacgtttaacacgtttttaatatatttaacacgtttttgataagtttaacacgattttcacatttttggcacgtttaacatgtttttgacattttaacacgtttttaatatttttaacacgttttcacgttttttgcatgtttaacacgtttttgacatgtttaacatttttcacactaataacacgtttttttttacgtttttgtcacgtttaacacgtttttgacatgtatAATACGTTTAATGCGTTTTTGACAAATCTAGCACGTTTTTTAACATtcttggcacgtttaacacgtttctaaCATAACGAAcacgttaacacatttttgataaatttagcacggttttcacgtttttggcacgtttaccacgtttttgacattttaacaagtttttgatatgtttaacacgttttcacatgtttaacacgtttttcacatgtttaacatgttttttacgtttttggcatgtttaagacctttttgacatatttaacacgtttttcacacgttaacacgtttttcacatttttggcacgtttaatacgtttttgacatgtttaacacgtttaacatatttaacatatttttgactcatttaacatatttttagcacatttaacacatattggtacgtttaacatgttttcacatttttagcacgtttttagcacgtttaacacgtttttgacattttaacacgttttgatacatttaacatatttttgacatgtttaacatgtttttttgcacgttaacacgttttgataagttttaacacgattttggcatttatgacacgtttaatatgtttttcacacgatTGAcatcaaacgtgtgaaaaacgtattaaacgtgtcaaaaatatgaaaacatgttaaacgtgttaaaaatatgaaaacatgttaaacgtgtcaaaaatatgaaaacatgttaaacgtgtcaaaatcgtgttaaacgtgtcaaaatgtgccaaaaacgtgaaaaacatgtcaaaacgtgttagacatgcaaaaaacgtgaaaaacgtgtgaaaaacattacaaacgtgttaaatgtgttaagaatatgaaaaacgtgaaaaacatgttaaaaatgtcaaaatgtgttaaacgtgccaaaaacgtgaaaatgtgtcaaaatgtgttaaatgtgtcataatcgtgaaaaatgtgtcaaacgtgtcaaaaacgtgttaaacatgtcaaaacatgaaaatagtatccaatgtgtcaaaatgtgttaaacgtgtcaaaaatgtgttaaaaacgtattaaacgtgtcgagaacgtaaaaaacgtgtcaaaacgtgtcaaaaacgtgttaaacatgtcaaaacgtgttaaacgtgtcaaaaacgtgaaaaacgtgtgaaacgtgtcaaaaatgtgaaaaacatgttaaacgtgtcaaaacgtgttaaacgtgtcacaACGTGTTAAACTAgccaaaatatgtcaaaatgtgttaaatgtgttataatcgtgaaaaacgtgtcaaacgtgtcataaaagtgttaaacgtgttaaaaatgtgttaaaaatgccaaaaatatgaaaatcgtattcaacgtgtcaaaaatgtgttaaacgtgccaaaaacgtgttaaacgtgtcaaaaatgtgtttaatgtgtgaaaaacgtattaaacatgtcaaaaacgtgaaaaacgtgttaacatttcaaaacgtgtcaaaaacgtgaaaatgtggaaaacgtgttaaaaatgtcaaaaacgtgttaaacgaataaaaatgtgttaaattagtcaaatacatgttaattaaaaaataaaaataaaacaatttgggttacccaacccatattagtaaataatatgggttgaattatgggttgaataaatttaatttgggttgaatatgggttgagtAATACGGGTTGAGTtcacccgtttgctcacccatAGATAGttgtttaaccaaaataaataaataaataaataagttgcattgaatcaaactaaccctCTCCCAATATTATAAATGCAAACGACAAAGcaattctattttttaatttaaaaattacaaaatggTTTAAAAGAGTTGCCTACACGAATGcatatataaatcaattatataattttttaatatatatatatatatatatatatattaatttatttatttttaatatcttattaaaatattgatttaaataaaataaaattttataattttttttaattatgtataatactaacaaattttataacatttatatgttcaacTTCGGCTTAACTCAAACTAAACcaacaatataatattaatttttgtttaagttatgGGAATTGgaataacataaattttgaaGAATGGTAAAGGTAGTGACAATAATtgcattattttaatttaaaatcataaaaaatggtatttttATGACAGTATAAAAAGTCAGTGCCATCTAAACAAATTCAGAaacagagagaaagagaaagagatggTGAGAGAATGGAGGGATGAAAGTGGGAATTGGGTTGCCGGAGCCGTCGCCGGCGGCGGTTTTGAAGGTTATGCAATGTTGTGGGTAGCCATAGTGGCATTTTGTGTAATTTCAGCAGTAATATTTTCATGTACAGGTGGTCTTACAAGAGACAAGACTAGTGCTGAATCAGGGGCTTATGGAGGTGGTTGCGCCGCCGGCTGCGGCGGCGTTTGCGGTGGAGGCTGTGGTGCatgatttatgatttattttttttggttgaattgagAATATGATTGTTTATTTCTACTAGAAATTTCTTCATATTCATATAACAGGAacaaatctaattaaataaaaaaaaaattactcaacAATTGTTCTTTTGTGTTATGTTTGGTTTTAGAGATAAACTACAGTTTGAGAAGTTTGTGaaactataattaaaattttggagttaaattttgagttatttacataattttatttgaaatgatcACCCAGTTTTTGAAtgcttaaattaataaaataatatgtaatcaattagttttctttttatcttgatattatgtaataacttttaattattaaaagaacaataaattaattaaatatccttttattattattattaaatgagtTGCTAGggtgattttgaaaaagtgtgtttttatttaataaatgattaaaaagtattaatatttaataataaaataattattttattaaaaaagaatatattttaatattttaattaataaattaaatgatgtgattaatgataataaaatggattaaatgatgatttttttatatttaaataatctatactgaaaaagaaaaaaggagaaaattaattgaaaatattcaaaaataaaaatgttaaataaattcattttgtgGTGTTGGGGTTATTTATAtctctttaattataaattttctcaCAAAACTTATTAGTCTAAAATGTAATAAGATATATTCAAAATGTTATAATATCATATTGTCATTatcaatacatttaaattttttaatttgattttttttaatttgataattttaatagtgGGTAAGAAAGTCTAACAAATCTCATCGAGataacttttaaattagttaattttttataattttaaattaagatcttgtttaaaattttcaatctatatataaatataaaaaaagattttttgcATTCAGaccatttgaatttaatttgtgGATAGAATGCAATTTTATTGAattcaaccatttttttttttataaataatgccCCACACTTGAAGtaatctaataaataataaattataaatttgatggaagaaactggaaaaataaaaaacaaacttttaagTAATTAAACCAAATGTGAAAAAGTTTGAGGAAATTAGACTGGGCCTTTGGAAAACATATGCTTAAAAGACCAAACCTAGAGAAAACTAATATGGGCCTTTGTAAAACATGGGCTTATTGACCAAACTTATAAGTAATTGAACCAATGTGaatgttatttaatttgattttctgaaaaacatgattttcatttaaatatatataattatcattttatatataacaatatcaTCCAAAAAATTAAGCAAATCCAAACCTTAATAGGTAATAAAATAGTCAACaaccattaattataaaagtaaagtttatAAAATACCATAATTAGTACTGAAAATAGAAATTACAATTTTGTTTAGTTCACATTCAAACAACaagttataattattaaaagatttaagagtatttttaatacttttttaggAAACTTCTGCTTTCCTTTGCATAATTGTAAGCTTTGTTGACTCACCCCCCCTCCATAACTTCACTTAGGTCATCACTCTCCTTGGTTCTGGCTCTGGCTCTGGTTCTGGTTTTGGCTCTGGCTCTGGCTCTGGCTTTGGTTCTATgacatcaataaaaaaaaatcaaagtaaaaacCCAAGAAAAGTAAGATTGAAATAATGTAAAGAATGAAAATGATTAAAAGATTTCTAACCTGGTTGAAGAGATATGGTTCAAAGGTGTAGGTACCACCAGCAGCAGCCCCAGAAGATGAGCCATAGTTGAACATTTTAGGATAGCCTTGAGATGGTTCAGCAGCTTCAGGGAGAAAGTCAaagaaatcatccaccatacCATTTTGATGGTGTGAGTTTGGCTCAACAGCAGCCATCATAACATTTCCAACAAAGGTTGGTTCAACATGATGAGTTGGATGATGATTTGCCATCTCCATGAACATAGAAGAGTTGCTATGATCCAAACCACTATTATCACGATGACCATTTACCATTTGCCCTCCAAAGTTACCAATATCATGAACAATATTCTCCATTAGCCTAGGATTAGTATCAAAGCTTCCTCCTCCATTCATGTAGTTTGTCTCCATTTGATTGTTGGAATTGGGGAACTCATGATGAACTCTATAGCTCccattttgatgatgatgatgatgatgttgttgaTGATCATTACCCAATAGATTACCCAATGATGAATGGTTTGGAGTGGGTAAATAGCTTTGAGTACTATTGGATTTGGATTGAGAAGTATTATGAGGGTTAGACATTTTCCCCAAACGAGGCATAGATCCAAACTTCCTCAAAGTAATCTTGTTTGGTTCCGGATGACTATGCACAACATTTGCTTGAGCATTGTGTGATTGTGATTTTCGTGACTCGGGTGCGCGCCAGTTATCATTGCGACATTTCTGAgaaattgattttcaaataatcaagaTTATgcaatattaacaaatttatcaaGATGCATGAGTGCAAATCAAACCTGAAGATGACTCGCAACTTGCATTCTAGTTAAAcctttcacattcattaattGAAGGATCTCCTTAGGATAACATCCTAAAATATTGAATACCCaataattattaacttaatcACAATAgtttcaaacaaattatttataaacttagaATGAAAATTGAGAATGAAATATGGATCTTACTTCCTTCTCCGAGTTCATCAATGGCAGCTATGAATTTAGCATGGAGCTCTTCGGTCCATGCAGTACAAGTTTTCTTCTTAGAATGTCGATTCTTGTCCCTCCTTTGAACTTCCCATGACCCATCAGTTCCAACCCTTTTCTTCTTTGATGCATGCATCTTCCTATTTCTAGTTTCAACTCCATCATCATCCGAATCATTATCATCTGTCTCGTCGAACTTTCCATAATCGCCGCCAGATCTCTGCGATTTAATTGACTTCTCGCGCATCACATATTGCCACAACCCTTTCACCGCGTTCCAATTGACAGGTTTCTCAAGAAAGTAACACACTCCACTTTCTATCGATGTTCTTGCTATCACCGGATCTTCTTCCATAGCCATgacttaattcattttaaataagaatttaaatcgttagacatataaaaataaacaagattAGAAGATTTAGTATAATTTAACTTACAAATTGTGGGAATCTCCATGTTAAACGACTCTTGGAGCAAGATGAATACATCGATGTCAACCAAATGAGCGTCGGTTAGCACAAGATCGAAGTGTTGCTTTCGACTTGTTAGCATAGACATAGCATGGAGACCGGATTCAACGGCTGTCACTGAatgcacaaaaaaaaaattgtataagaTAAATTAAAGTTGAGATAATGATCAATAAAAGGTTAGgataataagtaattaaatgaaataagatATATACAAGGTATCTATGAGAAATAATCAAGGATTCATCATAAATTTGCATTGaagtttttagatttttttttttgcatcaTTTGGCAATAGAGAtcaattaatattcatatagaTTTATGGTTGAATATAATTCaacttttcttatttaatatatatatttaaatatatcaaaatattaatagcattaattaataatactagaaaataattatcacaaaactaaaatatcaaaaaagctaaaaattcaaaattgaaaGTCAATAAAGTACAAAAGATAATTACtatccaaaattaaaaataactaaaagatagaaaaacaaatataataaaacatttttcctaaaaataattatgtttaattttattttatttttaaatattagaatcTTTTTCACTCTCtcaacaatattattaaataatattaaagtaactttttttaataaaaataaataaaataaaaaaaaaggacgAGGACGTTAAAGATTGTTGATGATCTAATCAAAATTATACAGAgaaatgtaattatttttcatcGATCTAtactaaaaatacaaaaatgatgtatttcattaaaaacccaAATCGAATTAAAGATTGTGAAAGAGagattagataaaataattcatttagaTGTATACAGACGAGTAAACACACATTCAGGATGAATCTGGTACACCGAAAGTAGATTATAGAACcgtttatttgttaatttttgtttcgaaaaaaagataattaaagaACCGTGATTCTTACCTTGATAATAACAGGATTCGAGCAAAGCAGCCGTACCACGAAGAGTTTCACTGTTATTGTCTACGAGAAGGATGTGACAATTCTGAGTAAAGATCCGATAAGCATTTGGG
This is a stretch of genomic DNA from Impatiens glandulifera chromosome 4, dImpGla2.1, whole genome shotgun sequence. It encodes these proteins:
- the LOC124937058 gene encoding uncharacterized protein LOC124937058, which translates into the protein MVREWRDESGNWVAGAVAGGGFEGYAMLWVAIVAFCVISAVIFSCTGGLTRDKTSAESGAYGGGCAAGCGGVCGGGCGA
- the LOC124935592 gene encoding two-component response regulator ORR24-like, giving the protein MWVGGPSSMAIHGVNPVPFPNAYRIFTQNCHILLVDNNSETLRGTAALLESCYYQVTAVESGLHAMSMLTSRKQHFDLVLTDAHLVDIDVFILLQESFNMEIPTIFMAMEEDPVIARTSIESGVCYFLEKPVNWNAVKGLWQYVMREKSIKSQRSGGDYGKFDETDDNDSDDDGVETRNRKMHASKKKRVGTDGSWEVQRRDKNRHSKKKTCTAWTEELHAKFIAAIDELGEGRCYPKEILQLMNVKGLTRMQVASHLQKCRNDNWRAPESRKSQSHNAQANVVHSHPEPNKITLRKFGSMPRLGKMSNPHNTSQSKSNSTQSYLPTPNHSSLGNLLGNDHQQHHHHHHQNGSYRVHHEFPNSNNQMETNYMNGGGSFDTNPRLMENIVHDIGNFGGQMVNGHRDNSGLDHSNSSMFMEMANHHPTHHVEPTFVGNVMMAAVEPNSHHQNGMVDDFFDFLPEAAEPSQGYPKMFNYGSSSGAAAGGTYTFEPYLFNQNQSQSQSQSQNQNQSQSQNQGE